A part of Deinococcus sedimenti genomic DNA contains:
- the lnt gene encoding apolipoprotein N-acyltransferase translates to MNDRVALWSSRLNPPPWLGDALGGVMLGLMFLPSPLAVLAPLPLAMLHHRLAHSTAGWGAFRHAFAFALAFFGVHLAWLPISMAAVLGPLGGLLTVLVLPAAALTWAVPLTLTRVAFGPRTLLALPLAWVLLEALRTQGPLAFPWGAPGYALIQTPLAQLASIGGAALLTLLVTGTASVLAGLGGSRPPVLLMGLAVWGAGLVWGREVTPPITPAPRTAVLVQGAIDPRLKAQGRTLNEFQIYLDLTRRALRSGEADLAVWPETASPLPASDPGVLPALRGLGVPLLLGAPGDVPGQARNSAYGVDGEVTGRQDKRVLVPFGERLPFSGVLGGLYTPVLRSLGMAGYTSLTPGRLLNVLPVRDLRAGVSICYESVFGQLSRQAVRAGANLLVVLSNDAWFGQGAGAEQHFQMGRLRAIETRRFLLRAGNDGVSAVIDPWGQVRFRAPRGARGAYRVTFDLSTIRTPFVLYGNWVVWASALALLMAGARLIRNPGISLRPISSQALDTRADHGERCQSTGPLYGR, encoded by the coding sequence GTGAACGACCGTGTTGCCTTGTGGAGTTCCCGACTCAACCCTCCCCCTTGGCTGGGGGACGCCTTGGGCGGCGTGATGCTGGGCCTGATGTTCCTGCCGTCACCGTTGGCCGTGCTCGCTCCACTCCCGCTGGCGATGCTGCACCACCGTCTGGCCCACAGCACGGCCGGGTGGGGCGCTTTCCGGCATGCGTTCGCGTTCGCCTTGGCCTTTTTCGGTGTGCACCTCGCCTGGCTGCCCATCAGCATGGCGGCCGTGCTGGGGCCCCTGGGTGGGCTCCTCACCGTGCTCGTCCTGCCCGCTGCGGCGCTGACTTGGGCAGTGCCCCTGACCCTTACCCGGGTGGCCTTCGGCCCCCGCACCCTGCTCGCTCTGCCCCTTGCCTGGGTCCTGCTCGAGGCGCTGCGCACCCAAGGTCCCCTGGCCTTCCCGTGGGGCGCGCCCGGGTACGCCCTGATCCAGACCCCACTGGCCCAGCTCGCCAGCATCGGTGGGGCCGCGCTTCTCACGCTGCTGGTGACCGGAACCGCCAGCGTCCTGGCCGGTCTGGGGGGCAGCCGTCCTCCTGTTCTCCTGATGGGGCTGGCGGTCTGGGGCGCTGGCCTCGTGTGGGGCCGGGAAGTCACGCCCCCCATCACGCCCGCTCCCCGGACCGCTGTGCTCGTGCAGGGGGCGATCGATCCGCGCCTCAAGGCCCAGGGGCGCACCCTCAATGAGTTCCAGATTTACCTTGATCTGACGCGGCGCGCTCTGCGTTCAGGGGAAGCGGACCTGGCCGTGTGGCCGGAGACGGCGAGTCCGCTGCCCGCCTCCGATCCGGGGGTGCTGCCCGCCCTCCGGGGCCTGGGCGTTCCCCTGCTGCTCGGTGCCCCGGGCGATGTGCCCGGCCAGGCGCGCAACAGCGCCTACGGTGTGGACGGCGAGGTCACGGGGCGGCAGGACAAACGCGTCCTGGTGCCATTCGGGGAGCGTTTGCCTTTCTCAGGTGTGCTGGGGGGGCTCTATACCCCTGTCTTGAGGAGCCTGGGGATGGCCGGGTACACCAGCCTGACCCCTGGAAGGCTGCTGAACGTGCTGCCCGTGCGGGACCTGCGCGCGGGGGTGAGCATTTGCTACGAGTCCGTGTTTGGGCAGCTCAGTCGGCAGGCCGTGCGGGCCGGAGCCAACCTGCTCGTTGTGCTCTCCAACGACGCGTGGTTTGGGCAGGGGGCAGGGGCCGAACAGCATTTTCAGATGGGCCGCCTGCGCGCCATCGAAACCCGGCGGTTTCTGCTGCGCGCCGGGAACGACGGGGTCAGCGCAGTCATTGACCCCTGGGGCCAGGTCCGGTTTCGCGCGCCCCGGGGCGCGCGGGGCGCCTACCGGGTCACCTTTGATCTCTCGACAATTCGCACGCCCTTCGTGCTGTACGGCAACTGGGTCGTATGGGCAAGCGCACTGGCACTGCTGATGGCCGGTGCCAGGCTGATCCGCAATCCGGGGATTTCGCTCCGCCCGATCTCCAGTCAAGCCCTCGATACGAGAGCTGACCACGGGGAGCGTTGTCAGTCCACGGGTCCGCTGTATGGCCGATGA
- a CDS encoding C39 family peptidase, whose translation MTRRWWLILGAGWSWGVASAQPASVTLKNIRHDFQALNNCAPVTAMTLLGYYGASVTQAQAAAVMKDYPGDPQVTSLELASYLGRAGLQSVIRYAGDAELLRSLVAAGFPVVLQQRLQRGSNVAHFRTVYGYSAGQFLISDPLLGPSLRLSAQRLAELWAYYNGEYLVAFPPARAGEVQRLLGSDYSAAANWQHLRAHGEQDIKARPRDPYAWWGLAKATLRLGNAALASDYFERAVNLGVPTMYYLYRQEAFEAWTQAGRHSRTLSVTQRALQAFPRSKELQYFRTLAGRAVGQSGG comes from the coding sequence ATGACGCGTCGCTGGTGGCTGATCCTGGGGGCGGGGTGGAGCTGGGGCGTGGCCAGCGCCCAGCCCGCGAGCGTGACCTTGAAGAACATCCGGCATGACTTTCAGGCGTTGAACAACTGCGCGCCGGTCACGGCCATGACCCTGCTGGGGTATTACGGCGCCTCGGTGACCCAGGCGCAGGCGGCCGCCGTGATGAAGGATTACCCGGGTGATCCGCAGGTTACGAGTCTTGAGCTGGCCAGCTATCTGGGCCGCGCGGGGCTGCAGAGCGTCATCCGCTACGCCGGGGACGCCGAACTGCTGCGGTCACTGGTGGCGGCGGGGTTTCCGGTGGTGCTCCAGCAGCGGCTGCAGCGGGGCAGCAACGTGGCGCATTTCCGCACGGTGTACGGGTACAGCGCGGGCCAGTTTCTGATCAGTGATCCGCTGCTCGGGCCGTCTCTGCGGCTCAGTGCCCAGCGGCTCGCCGAGCTCTGGGCGTACTACAACGGGGAGTACCTGGTGGCGTTTCCCCCCGCCAGGGCTGGGGAGGTGCAGCGCCTTCTGGGCAGCGATTACAGCGCCGCCGCGAACTGGCAGCACCTCCGGGCACATGGGGAGCAGGATATCAAAGCGCGCCCGCGTGATCCCTACGCCTGGTGGGGGCTGGCCAAGGCCACCCTGCGCCTGGGCAACGCCGCGCTGGCATCGGACTACTTCGAGCGGGCCGTGAACCTGGGGGTGCCCACCATGTACTACCTGTACCGCCAGGAAGCGTTCGAGGCCTGGACGCAGGCGGGACGGCACAGCCGGACCCTGAGCGTCACGCAGCGGGCCCTGCAGGCGTTTCCGCGCAGCAAGGAACTGCAGTATTTCCGCACCCTGGCCGGCAGAGCGGTGGGCCAGTCGGGCGGCTGA
- a CDS encoding M23 family metallopeptidase, with protein MWRSLLLTLGLAALSLSTAATVTVKPDDTLYGIARRQGVSLEALLAKNKGLNPQLALKVGQVLQLPDRPSATRAATVTATGGATVRPAGIRVTAVLPVQGRLTSPYSPAHLGLDLAAPTGTPFVAARGGRVTESRFDARTGWGWTIVLDHGDGMTTRYSHNSANLAQVGQTVETGQVIGRVGSTGNSTGPHLDFRVMVNGKVINPMGLY; from the coding sequence ATGTGGCGTTCTTTGCTCCTCACCCTGGGCCTCGCCGCCCTGAGTCTCTCCACCGCTGCGACCGTGACGGTCAAGCCCGACGACACGCTGTACGGCATTGCCCGGCGGCAGGGGGTGAGTCTGGAGGCGCTGCTGGCGAAGAATAAGGGCCTGAATCCGCAACTGGCCCTGAAGGTGGGGCAGGTGCTGCAGCTGCCAGATCGGCCCTCGGCCACCCGCGCGGCGACCGTGACCGCCACAGGTGGGGCCACCGTGCGGCCTGCGGGCATCCGCGTGACCGCGGTGCTGCCCGTGCAGGGCCGGCTGACCAGCCCGTATTCGCCCGCGCACCTGGGCCTGGACCTGGCGGCGCCCACAGGGACTCCATTCGTGGCGGCCCGTGGAGGGCGCGTGACCGAGTCCCGGTTTGACGCGCGGACCGGCTGGGGCTGGACGATCGTGCTGGACCACGGGGACGGCATGACAACGCGCTACAGCCACAACAGCGCCAACCTCGCGCAGGTGGGTCAGACCGTGGAGACCGGGCAGGTGATCGGCCGGGTGGGCAGCACCGGCAACAGCACGGGGCCACACCTGGACTTCCGCGTGATGGTGAACGGCAAGGTCATCAACCCCATGGGCCTGTACTGA
- a CDS encoding four-helix bundle copper-binding protein yields MDTLTRMLNTHPKASSMDAALLATCLQACLECEAVCSLCADACLSEHEHLHHLTHCIALNTQCAAVCQATAKVLTSLGQGDAQVLQAQLEACLRACQACAEECERHAQEMNMAHCAVCAESCRRCEQACQALLGSVNA; encoded by the coding sequence ATGGACACCCTCACCCGCATGCTCAACACCCACCCCAAGGCCAGTTCCATGGACGCCGCCCTGCTCGCCACCTGCCTGCAAGCATGCCTGGAGTGCGAGGCGGTGTGCTCGCTGTGTGCCGACGCGTGCCTGAGTGAACACGAACACCTGCACCACCTCACGCACTGCATCGCGCTCAACACACAGTGCGCCGCTGTCTGTCAGGCCACCGCCAAAGTGCTCACTTCGCTGGGTCAGGGCGACGCACAGGTGTTGCAGGCGCAGCTGGAGGCCTGCCTGCGCGCGTGTCAGGCGTGCGCCGAGGAATGCGAGCGGCACGCGCAGGAGATGAACATGGCGCACTGCGCCGTGTGCGCTGAGAGCTGCCGCCGCTGTGAGCAGGCCTGTCAGGCGCTCCTGGGGAGCGTGAACGCATGA
- a CDS encoding DUF305 domain-containing protein, producing MKRMLLTAALLTLSSVQAGGMDMAMPGMTHMTMPMTPSASVPGLSQMGLQMQLDMRMMMMPMISDLARLSGRSFERAFMSMMIPHHQSAIDSSRAVLERAKDEQVRAWATQIIADQTREIAEMQAQLRAYGGPNQAVMARMMQMNRMMDMPAMIRASSMPERTFLEGMLPHHAAANEKSNLALQRTQDPFVLELAKKIITAQAGEMHDFQGWLRAH from the coding sequence ATGAAGCGCATGCTGCTGACCGCTGCCCTGCTGACCTTGAGCTCCGTCCAGGCCGGTGGAATGGACATGGCCATGCCCGGCATGACCCACATGACGATGCCCATGACGCCGTCGGCGTCTGTGCCGGGGCTGTCCCAGATGGGGCTGCAGATGCAGCTGGACATGCGCATGATGATGATGCCGATGATCAGTGACCTCGCCCGGTTGAGTGGGCGGTCCTTCGAGCGGGCGTTCATGTCCATGATGATTCCGCACCACCAGAGCGCCATCGACAGCAGCCGCGCCGTTCTGGAGCGCGCCAAGGATGAACAGGTGCGCGCGTGGGCGACCCAGATCATTGCGGACCAGACGCGCGAGATTGCTGAGATGCAGGCCCAGCTGCGCGCGTACGGCGGGCCGAATCAGGCAGTGATGGCGCGCATGATGCAGATGAACCGCATGATGGACATGCCCGCCATGATCCGCGCGTCAAGCATGCCGGAACGTACGTTCCTGGAAGGCATGCTTCCGCACCACGCGGCCGCCAACGAGAAATCGAACCTGGCCCTGCAGCGGACGCAGGACCCCTTCGTGTTAGAGCTCGCGAAGAAGATCATCACCGCCCAGGCAGGCGAAATGCACGACTTCCAGGGGTGGCTCAGAGCGCATTGA
- a CDS encoding RES family NAD+ phosphorylase — protein sequence MSLTLHRISKLKYATLPTLDAHGLGAAQYGGRWNSPDPALQHDRRIIYTSDTLAQATLEVIVHVDSQVLHTVAHGHVTLEVDPAGILDLAPGDLPATWNAQPETPATQVIGDEWYDLQASPVLRIPSAVLPLSVFVPGQANYLINTRHPQTAALVRLLGAVPLTFDPRL from the coding sequence GTGAGCCTGACCCTCCACCGCATCAGCAAACTCAAGTACGCCACCCTCCCGACCCTCGACGCGCATGGTCTGGGCGCCGCGCAATACGGCGGCCGCTGGAACAGCCCCGACCCCGCGCTGCAGCACGACCGGCGCATCATCTACACCAGTGACACCCTCGCCCAGGCCACACTGGAAGTCATCGTGCACGTGGACAGCCAGGTGCTGCACACCGTGGCGCACGGGCACGTCACCCTGGAGGTGGACCCAGCCGGCATTCTGGACCTCGCGCCCGGCGATCTACCCGCCACCTGGAATGCCCAACCGGAAACCCCGGCCACGCAGGTAATCGGGGACGAGTGGTATGACCTTCAGGCTTCACCGGTCCTGCGGATTCCGTCCGCAGTGCTGCCTCTCTCGGTTTTCGTGCCTGGCCAGGCCAATTACCTGATCAACACCCGCCACCCCCAGACGGCCGCCTTGGTGCGCCTCCTGGGCGCTGTACCCCTCACCTTCGATCCCCGGCTGTAA